GCCGGTGAAATCGGCTTGTCAAGGACCGCGAACGCCCCCAACTCGGACAGCAGCGCCTCCTTCGCAGGATTTCCCGCACTGGTGATCACCACCACCGGCACATGGTTGAGCTTGGGGCTGCCCTTGACCCACTTGAGCAGTGTTTCACCGTCCATGATGGGCATGTTGAGGTCGGTGACCAGCAGATCGGCCGGTTCTTCCTTGAGTCTGGCAAGGGCCTCCCTGCCATTGGGAACTTCCACCATGCCGGCGTCTCCCAGACCGATGATCTCCAGACAGCGCCGGATAACCATGCGCGCCGTGGCCGAGTCGTCGGCAATGACGATGCGTTTCACTTATAAACCTCCTCTTCAGAAGAAAGAGACGAAACTGCTTTTTTAAACTGGACTTCCGCCTCCAGCAGAATTTGCGCCAGGGACTGAGACGTAATCTCGAAGTACTCCGTGTAACCGGCATCCAGCTGATATTGCATGCCGTCGTTACCGGTATCGCAGCCGGCCATCATGGCGCACATGTCACCCAGATGCGCGGCAAATGCCAGGGCACGGTATTCCTCCGGCGCCTGTTGCGGCGTATGATGGTGCAAAATGGCCTGCTGCAGGGATTCGGGAAACTTCCAGTGCCGCGCCATTTCATATCCGACCTGGGCATGATTCATCCCGGCCAGAGCCTGTTCGGCCGCCAGGTAATCGGCAACGCTGCCCTGCTGGATTCGCTCCAGCGCCTGGGGAGCCGCGGTTTTCCAGAACGGCGAAAAAACATATTTGCCGATGTCGTGCAACAGTCCGGCGGTAAACGCCAGCCCGGTTTCAAAACCCTGACGTGCGAACCTGGCAACTTCGCAGCTGGAAAAAGCCGCAAACAGGTCATGGCGCCACAAAGCGTTTTCCTGGCCATCATACCCGTCCAGCGGTTGGCTGAAAAGATCGCCGGTGCTGTCCGCCAGAACGGTGCTCACCACAATCCATTTTCCGAGGTAGCTGATGGCACGCTCAAGGGATGTCACCGGAGACAACAGACCGAAAACCGGCGAATTGACGACCTTGAGAACCCTGGCGGTAAGGGCTGCATCATATTTGACGATATTGACGACGTCGTCAAGTTCATAATCTTCCCCTGCCAGAAGCTGCAGCAAGCGGCTGACATTGGGCGACAGCATCGGCAGTTTTTCAATAGCTTCCCGGATATGCCCGGCGCTGATCATGGATTCCATCCCCCCCCTTCATATCTGCCACTGGCCACGGCCGGGACACGACACGGCCACCAGCCCGGTATCCACATGCAACGTGACGGTACGGCTGAAATTCTGCCCGACATCTTCCGCAACCGGCCCCATGCCAAGCGTCCACAAAATTTTCTTTACCGCCAATATGTTGCGCTTGCCGATGTTGAACGTGTCGTTGCCGGCCATTACCGACGCCCCGCCCAGCATTTTCACCACCAGCCCGCGGCCTTTGGCCTGGCAGCCCAGGCGCGCCATCTCCCTGAACAGCAAAGGGACGCCAAGATCGGCAAAATAGCCCGGGCATTCCTCGGACTTGGCGCGGTTGAGCTTCGATTCGGGAAGCGCGACATGCACCATCCCCGCAATTTTAAGGTTGGGATCGTACATGGTCACGGCCACGCAGGAACCCAGGGCATAGGTCTTGACCACCGCACCGGGCTGGCTGGTAGCGCCCAGCCCCCCGATCCCCAGAATGATATCGCTCATACGCGCCGCTCCGAAAGCAAATCGACAATTCTTCCCGCCATGCAGTCCAGCGGCACCAGGGCGTGGGCGCCACCAAGTTCATAAGCCACCTTTGGCATGCCGAACACGACGCAGCTGGCTTCGTCCTGGGCCAGATTGCGCGCCCCCGCGTCGCGCATGGCTTTCATTCCCTCGGCGCCGTCGGAACCCATGCCGGTCAGCATCACGCCGATGGCATTGCCTCCTACATGCTGGGCGACGGAATGCATCATCACATCCACAGAGGGACAATGTCCCTTGACCGGAGGCCCCGGCTCGCAGCGCACCTGATACATACCACCGGAGCGCACCACCTTCATGTGGTACCCCCCGGGACCGATAAGCACCCGGCCGGGCATGATACGATCGCCGCTGACGGCTTCCTTGATCTCCATGGCACACAGCTGATTGAGACGCTCGGCGAACAGCCGCGTAAAACCGGCCGGCATGTGCTGCACGATGACGACTCCCGGCATGGTCGCCGGAAACTGGGCGATGATCTTGCGAATCGCCTCGGTTCCTCCGGTGGAAGCGCCGATGGCGATGACTTTATCCGTCGATTCCGCCAGGGCACGCTTTTCCAGGGTCTTCAGCTGGCTGGGCACAGCATGACGCGCGGCTTTCCAATGAGAAACATTGGCGGTGGACGCCAGCTTGACCTTGGCGCACAATTCTGCCAGCATTTCCCTGAGTCCCCGGGCGATATCGCTGGTCGGCTTGGAGACGAAATCAACGGCGCCGGCCTCCAGGGAATCGAGGGTGATCTGCTTGCCTTTCTGGGTCAGAGAGGAGACCATGACCACCGGCAGCGGATATTGCGGCATCAATCGGCGCAGAAAGTCGACCCCGTCCATGCGCGGCATTTCAACATCCAGGGTAAGGACGTCGGGCTGCAGTTTTACGATCTTGTCCCGGGCGATGTAGGGATCTCCGGCGGTCCCGACAACTTCGATATTGGGGTCCAGGGACAGCCCCTGGCTGAGAATCTGCCGGACAAGAGCGGAATCGTCTATAACCAGAACACGAATTTTTTTTGGCATCGATAATATCGGATCACTGTTTGTGGTAGACGGCGGGAGCCAGATATCTGAACAGATTCTGGCCCCGTCCCAGGGTTTCCGAGTGCCCCAGAAAAAAGTAGCCGCCTTCGGCGGTATGCCGATGAAACTTCTGCACCAGGGCCTTGCGCGTCGGGTCGTCGAAATAAATCATCACATTGCGACAGAAAATGACATGAAAAGGCTTTTTGAACGGGAAAACGTCATTCATGAGATTGAACCGCCGAAAAGTTGCCTCCTGTCGCAACTCCGGCACCACTTCGTACTGGCCGTCGGACAAACTGCGAAAATACTTGCGCAGCAGCGATTCGGGCAGCATCTTGACCCGGTCCCGCGGATAGATGCCGCGCCGGGCGATATCCAGAACCCGGGAGGAAATATCGGTGGCCAGTATGCCGCCATCCCACTGGCAATACCTGTTGCCGAAAAACTCGCGCAGCAGCATCAGCAGCATGTACGCTTCTTCACCGCTGGAGCAGCCGGCGCACCAGATACGGATGTCGCGGCTGCCCCGTTGCTCCAGAGCTGTTGCAAGCTGCGGCAATACGGTATCGCTGAAAAACTCGAAATGCGACTTTTCCCGAAAAAAATAGGTGTGGTTGGTCGAAATACGATCGACCAGCAAACTCAGCGCCTGCTCGGTTTTATCCTCCAGCAACGCCTCATAGTAACTTTTGAAACTGGCATGGCCGCTTTGCCGAAGGATCTTTTGCAGCCTGCCGACCAGCAAAGACCGTTTCTGATCCGTCAGATTGATTCCGAAACGCTGATAGATCAGCGAACGCAGCAAACCGAACTCCTCGTCGGAGATGCTCATGAGCATGCCGCTGTCAGGAAAAGCGGCCTGGCCTGCAATTAACGCATCAGACATAAAACAGTCTCTGTACGTCCAGAAGGATCTTGACTTCATCATTGACCTTGCCGAGTCCCTGCACATACTGGCCGGAACGCCCGGCTCCCGCCGGCGGGGGCTCGATCTGGCCATCGGCGATTTCCGTAACCTCCTTGACCTGATCGATAATCAGGCCCGCGGTGCCGCTTTCCACATGCACCACGATAATGCAGGTACGTTCATCGTATTCCCGGCCGACCATACCGAATCTGGATCGGATATCCATCACCGGAATGACTTTGCCGCGCAGGTTGATGACTCCCTTCATGTACCCCGGCAGATCGGGCACTTCATTGATCTTCTGAATGCCGACGATTTCGGTGACATGACGGATTTCAATGCCAAAGTCCTCATTGCCGACCTTGAATACCAGAAATTTCCCGTGCAGGGTGTCTTCAGAGGAAACATCCGCTCTGGCGGCAACATCCCAATCCATTCCAGCAGTCATACCATCCAATCTCCTTTTAATAAAAACCGTGACGACGACGCGAGCTATCGCAGCCGAATATCCGGAAACACGTTATTGGATCTGCAGATGCCGCTGACCCACGTGCTCCTCGATGAGCGTGGCCACATCCAGGATGAGACAGACCTCGCCGTTGCCGAGAATGGTGCACCCGGAAGCGATCCGCACATTGCCGATATAGTCGGACAGTCCCTTGATCACCGTCTGCTGCTGACCGAGAATCTCGTCGACCAGCAGGCACAGGAATTTATCCTGGTATTCCAGCACGATCAGCACACCATCCTCGATGGTGTTGTAATCCGCGGGCTCGTCGAGCAGCCGGTCAAGATAAATCACCGGATGAAAGCTTTCCCGCACCCGCGCCAGCTCCAGTCCGTCGGGCATGACGGTAATATCCTCCGGCGTCGGCCGGAAAATTTCCCGTATCGCCAACAGCGGCACGATGCAGCGGGAGGCGCCGATCCGTACCAGCATGCCGTCGATGATGGCCAGGGTCAGCGGAATACGCAGGGTCATGCGGGAACCGCGTCCGGGGTTGCTGTGTACCTCGATCTTGCCCTTGATTTTTTCCAGGTTTTTTTTAACCACGTCCATGCCGACCCCGCGGCCGGATACGTCGGTGATCTTGTCAGCGGTCGAGAAGCCCGGCTGGAAAATGAGATTGTAGATTTCCTTGTCGCTCAGATGACTGCCGTCGCCAGCCACCAGCCCCTTGCCGATGGCCTTGGCAAGGATCTTTTCCCGGTTCAGACCCCGGCCGTCGTCTTCGACCTCGATCCAGACCTCCCCTTCCTGGTGGCGGGCGGAAAGTTTGACGACTCCTTTTTCGGCCTTGCCGCTGGCCAGACGTTCGGCCGGGGTCTCCAACCCGTGATCAAGGGAATTGCGCAACAGATGCACCAGCGGATCCGTGATCTGCTCGATGACCGTCTTGTCGACCTCGGTTTCCTGGCCGTATAATTGCAGATCGACCTTTTTCCCGGATTTGACCGAAAGGTCATGCACCAATCGGATCATGCGCCGGAACAATCCGGAAACAGGGACCATGCGGATAATCATGGCCATTTCCTGCAGATCACGAACGATTTTGCTCATCTGCTGGGCGGCCTTGCTGAAATTGTCGAGCTCCAGTCCCTCAAGGTCAGGGCTGCGCAGCAGCATGTTTTCGGCAATAACCATCTCCCCGATCAGGTTGATCAGATCGTCGAGTTTTGCCAGATCGACACGGATATCCTGGCGGTTCATGGCCGCCGGTTTGGCTTTGCCGGCGGACTGCGCAACGGGCGCTTTGGCAGCCGTGGATGCGCCGGACTTCTGAATCTCAAGGGCCTTGGCCAAAGCCTCCGGCTGCACCTTGCCGCGCGCCACCAGCAACTCGCCCAGGGGCTTGCGCTGTTCTTCGATGATTTCCTCGATCTCTTCCTCGCTGGCAAGCCCTTCCTCGACGAGAATTTCCCCGATCAGCCGTGGCGAAGCGGGTACCGGATTCGAGTCCTCATTGCCGTGCCCGGCAGCCGTTTCCGAAGCCGGCGATTCCTGCAAAGCGGTTTCCGGAAGTCGCCCGCCGGCACTGGCGGAACCGCAGGCCTCAGCGGAGAGTTCCCCAGACTCGCTGTCGGGCACATGGCGAAAAAGAAGCTCAAGATACACCTGAACATTTTCGATCTCGCCCTTGCCGCCCTGCGAAATATCGGCAACCGCCGCACGCAAGGCGTCAAGACAGCCGAGCAGGGCTTCGGCGGGAGAGCCATTGGGAAAGTCGCCTCCCTCCTTGGCCACATCGAGCAGGCTTTCCATCTGGTGGGTCAGCTTTTCCATGTCGCGAAAACTGAAAAAACCGCTGTTTCCCTTGAAGCTGTGCACATTGCGATACAACTCGGCGATGCCTTCGGCATCGAGCTTGTCATCACTCCAGGCCAACAGACCCTGCTCGACATTCTGCAGCAACTCGTCAGCTTCCTGTACGAAGCGTTCCAGCATCTCGGGTGAAATGAGCATTTGCATCAGCTCATCGAGTTCGGCATTATCGGGGGCAACGGCTTCGGCGGCCTCGTCGCAGGCCGCAACAGTTGCCGCGCAAGCACCCGCACCCTGTTGGCGGATGGCGGAAAGCGCATCCTCGGCGGCCCGGGCGAGCAATTCCGAAATATAAGTGGCAGATGCTTCCATGTCCTGGTCGTTGAGGGCATGCTCGACATGATCCATGGCCTCGCGGGCGAAATCACAGGACTGGCACAGGTACTGGACGTGTTCCGGCAGCATCTGGATTTTCCCGGCACGGATCAGATCCAGCAGACTCTCCGCGGCGTGGGCGACATGAGCGATATTGTTGAGTTCCAGAAACCCGGCACTGCCCTTCATGGAATGAAACAGCCGGAAAATGGCATTCATGGTTTCGCCGTGACCGTTAATCGACTGAAACACCGGGCACGAACGGCATTCCTCGGCGGAAGAAGCATGGATGCAGGACTGATTGCCGCCTTCAATATAGCCGGCATGCAACCAGCAGGGAATGTCAACAGACCGACCATATCTTTGACAGGCGGTATGCGGGCATCCCTTGGCCGACCAGCAGTCGACAGCCTGACAGCTCTGACCCAGCTCGATAATGGTGGGTTCGAGCTGGTCCAGCATCTCCCGGCTCTCCATAAGAAATTCATTAACAATTTCAGCCTGTTCTGATAAAAAATCAGTACTCATCGATGCCTCTCTGATGGGGTATTCTTCCACCTGATTCCAAAGCCATCCCGCACCAAACGGAATCGGAACAAGCCGGAATCGGTCGCGGGGATAAACCGGCGCGCCGATGATACTTCAAATTTCACGCCACATTCAATGAATTCCCGGAACTTTTAATCATCACGCTGTTTCCGCCGTGCCCGGAGGGTTTTGGCGATACGCCAGCCCCGCCGTACACGGACGACAGCTGCCCCGCCCCACTCATGTTGCGCCCCACCTGCGCCTGTGCCACACCTGTCCATGTCAAAAACTTGTCCACCACCCCAGGCAGCGTGCAACAAGCAGCAGCTTGTGAAAAATTACACTTGTATTTCAACAAGTTAATGTTTGGCACAATAATCGCAAAATAAACCCACCACGAGCCCGACAGGCGCACTTCAACCCCTGACCAAGGCAACCTCCGGATCCATTATGGCAAAGCGGCAACTGCTCATCACTCTCATAATCTGCATCGTCACAGCGTTGCCCGCAGCGGCCGCCGGTGATTACGTGCTGCAGAGCATGGAGCGAACCGATGAGTTCGATCAGTCGCGCTTACTGTTCGGCTTCTCGAAACTGCCGGGATTTCAGCTTAAAACATCCGGTCAGCGTGTCGATTTGCTGCTGCACCAAACAAGCGTCGCTGCTTCCCTCAAAACCCTGCCAGAAGACGACAAGATCGTCCGGGTCCTGTTTGCCGGCAAGCCGCAGGAGCTTCTGGTTTCCATCCTGCTGCGCAAAATACCGGCACAGGTTTCAGCCACCAGATCCGCGACAACAGGCCAGATCACTCTCGACATCCGCTGGCGGCCCGACGATAAACACCGTCCCGCCATCGCTTTTCAGCTCAGCGGCATGCCCGCAGCGCACCAAACCCTGCAAGGTATCGCCACCTTGCAGCAGTCTTCGGCCTATGCCGGGCACTGGAAGGATTTTTTCCGCACCTTTGCCACGCCTCTCGAAATCAGCATTCCGCTCCGAGCGACGCTGCCGCCGCTGCCGCCACTGGCGGCCAACCCCGTCGACAACAGCCTCAACCAACTGCTGCAGATGGCCAACGCCGGCCACTGGCAGGCGCTCGCCAAAAAGCTGCAGAACTCGCCCGCCAGCCCATCGCACCCACGGCTCCTGCTGCACGCCGAAACCCTGCTCCGGACCGGGCAGCCCCGTCAGGCACTGAGGGTGCTTGAAAAGCAGGGGGCGCACCGGCCCGGCGACCACGAACCCCTGGCGGACCGCGCCACCTATCTCCAGGCTGTGGCGGAAGCGCGCTGTGGCCTGCCCTACCAGGCGCGCTGTACCCTGTCCTTGCTGCTGGAGCGGAAACCGGGCGAATCCCACCTGACACCCCAGGCGCGTCTGCTCCAGGCCGAACTGCTCTTGACCATCGGCAGGTGCAAAGAGGCCTGCGGAATCCTGGAGGAACCGGTGCAGAAATGGCCGGTCGCCCTGCAACGCCCGGTCCAGTGGCGGCGCGCCCAAGCCCTGGCCGCAACCGGCAGAACCGGACAGGCCGAGCAGCTCTTCCGCCGCCTGTTTTCCCGTTCCGACCACTGGGCGAAGTACGCCGATATCCGTTATCATGCGGGGCTGGCCAGCCTGAAATCCGGACAATACCGGCAAGCTGGAAATCTTTTCACGCTGCTCGAAAAGCAACTGCGCACTCCGACAGGTCGGGGCAAGGCCCTGTTCTATGCCGCCAGGGCCGCATATCTCGACAATGATCTGAAAACAGCACTGGTAATCCTCGAACAGCTTCGCGACAACTTCGAGGGAAGCGAGCCGGGTTTCCGGGCCTGGCTGGCACTGCTCGACCACCGCATGGCAAGCGACCGGAACCCCGATTTCCTGCAAACCGCCAGGGACTACGCTACCATCGCCCGTCATGCGCCTTTGCGGCCACTGCGTGAAGAAGCCGCGCTGAAGCAGGCCCTGGTACATTACCTGCACCGCCAGCCGGAAAAAGCCGCCCGGCTGTTGCAGGGTTTCCTGCGCAATTTTGCCGGCGGCCCCCTGCGGAAAGAGGCCACTGCCCTGTTATCGGAAATCCTGCCGCGGCTGATCGAAAATCTGATCCGCAACGGACAGGACATGAAAGCCGTAACTCTGGTGGAAGAAAATCGAGAACTGCTGATCGACGGCAATCTCTCATGGCCTTTTCTGCCCGCCCTGGCACAGGCCTACAGACGGCTCGGATTATGGGAAAAGGCCTGTAAAAGCTACTATTTCATGATCGATCGTGGCCCAGCGGGCAGTCAGGACGAAGCTGCTTATTTGCCCCTGGTACAGCTGTTGATCGATCGGGGTCAATACGCAATGGCCGCCTCACTGGCGGAGCGCTACCTGCAAAAGTTCAGTCACGGCAAACAGCGGGACAAGCTGTTCGAGCTGCAGCTCGCGGCTCTGGAACAATCCAAACGCCTGGACGAAGCGGCCGCTTTGCTGAAGCAGGCCCGGCAGCCGCTCACTGAAACCATCGCATTGCAGGGAGCC
This portion of the Syntrophotalea acetylenica genome encodes:
- a CDS encoding chemotaxis protein CheA produces the protein MSTDFLSEQAEIVNEFLMESREMLDQLEPTIIELGQSCQAVDCWSAKGCPHTACQRYGRSVDIPCWLHAGYIEGGNQSCIHASSAEECRSCPVFQSINGHGETMNAIFRLFHSMKGSAGFLELNNIAHVAHAAESLLDLIRAGKIQMLPEHVQYLCQSCDFAREAMDHVEHALNDQDMEASATYISELLARAAEDALSAIRQQGAGACAATVAACDEAAEAVAPDNAELDELMQMLISPEMLERFVQEADELLQNVEQGLLAWSDDKLDAEGIAELYRNVHSFKGNSGFFSFRDMEKLTHQMESLLDVAKEGGDFPNGSPAEALLGCLDALRAAVADISQGGKGEIENVQVYLELLFRHVPDSESGELSAEACGSASAGGRLPETALQESPASETAAGHGNEDSNPVPASPRLIGEILVEEGLASEEEIEEIIEEQRKPLGELLVARGKVQPEALAKALEIQKSGASTAAKAPVAQSAGKAKPAAMNRQDIRVDLAKLDDLINLIGEMVIAENMLLRSPDLEGLELDNFSKAAQQMSKIVRDLQEMAMIIRMVPVSGLFRRMIRLVHDLSVKSGKKVDLQLYGQETEVDKTVIEQITDPLVHLLRNSLDHGLETPAERLASGKAEKGVVKLSARHQEGEVWIEVEDDGRGLNREKILAKAIGKGLVAGDGSHLSDKEIYNLIFQPGFSTADKITDVSGRGVGMDVVKKNLEKIKGKIEVHSNPGRGSRMTLRIPLTLAIIDGMLVRIGASRCIVPLLAIREIFRPTPEDITVMPDGLELARVRESFHPVIYLDRLLDEPADYNTIEDGVLIVLEYQDKFLCLLVDEILGQQQTVIKGLSDYIGNVRIASGCTILGNGEVCLILDVATLIEEHVGQRHLQIQ
- a CDS encoding protein-glutamate methylesterase/protein-glutamine glutaminase, with translation MPKKIRVLVIDDSALVRQILSQGLSLDPNIEVVGTAGDPYIARDKIVKLQPDVLTLDVEMPRMDGVDFLRRLMPQYPLPVVMVSSLTQKGKQITLDSLEAGAVDFVSKPTSDIARGLREMLAELCAKVKLASTANVSHWKAARHAVPSQLKTLEKRALAESTDKVIAIGASTGGTEAIRKIIAQFPATMPGVVIVQHMPAGFTRLFAERLNQLCAMEIKEAVSGDRIMPGRVLIGPGGYHMKVVRSGGMYQVRCEPGPPVKGHCPSVDVMMHSVAQHVGGNAIGVMLTGMGSDGAEGMKAMRDAGARNLAQDEASCVVFGMPKVAYELGGAHALVPLDCMAGRIVDLLSERRV
- a CDS encoding CheR family methyltransferase, with protein sequence MSDALIAGQAAFPDSGMLMSISDEEFGLLRSLIYQRFGINLTDQKRSLLVGRLQKILRQSGHASFKSYYEALLEDKTEQALSLLVDRISTNHTYFFREKSHFEFFSDTVLPQLATALEQRGSRDIRIWCAGCSSGEEAYMLLMLLREFFGNRYCQWDGGILATDISSRVLDIARRGIYPRDRVKMLPESLLRKYFRSLSDGQYEVVPELRQEATFRRFNLMNDVFPFKKPFHVIFCRNVMIYFDDPTRKALVQKFHRHTAEGGYFFLGHSETLGRGQNLFRYLAPAVYHKQ
- a CDS encoding chemotaxis protein CheW — translated: MTAGMDWDVAARADVSSEDTLHGKFLVFKVGNEDFGIEIRHVTEIVGIQKINEVPDLPGYMKGVINLRGKVIPVMDIRSRFGMVGREYDERTCIIVVHVESGTAGLIIDQVKEVTEIADGQIEPPPAGAGRSGQYVQGLGKVNDEVKILLDVQRLFYV
- a CDS encoding response regulator → MKRIVIADDSATARMVIRRCLEIIGLGDAGMVEVPNGREALARLKEEPADLLVTDLNMPIMDGETLLKWVKGSPKLNHVPVVVITSAGNPAKEALLSELGAFAVLDKPISPATLLKKLEPLMQ
- a CDS encoding chemotaxis protein CheD translates to MSDIILGIGGLGATSQPGAVVKTYALGSCVAVTMYDPNLKIAGMVHVALPESKLNRAKSEECPGYFADLGVPLLFREMARLGCQAKGRGLVVKMLGGASVMAGNDTFNIGKRNILAVKKILWTLGMGPVAEDVGQNFSRTVTLHVDTGLVAVSCPGRGQWQI
- a CDS encoding HDOD domain-containing protein, with the translated sequence MESMISAGHIREAIEKLPMLSPNVSRLLQLLAGEDYELDDVVNIVKYDAALTARVLKVVNSPVFGLLSPVTSLERAISYLGKWIVVSTVLADSTGDLFSQPLDGYDGQENALWRHDLFAAFSSCEVARFARQGFETGLAFTAGLLHDIGKYVFSPFWKTAAPQALERIQQGSVADYLAAEQALAGMNHAQVGYEMARHWKFPESLQQAILHHHTPQQAPEEYRALAFAAHLGDMCAMMAGCDTGNDGMQYQLDAGYTEYFEITSQSLAQILLEAEVQFKKAVSSLSSEEEVYK